The region TCCTTGCTGCTGGAGAACGCTGTGTGTCCACAAGTAACAGAAATTTCGTTGGTAGGATGGGTTCATCTAAAAGCGAAGTTATTCTTGCAAGTCCAATGGTTGCAGCTGCCACTGCCGTTGCAGGGCATATCTGTCATCCAAAAGAAATAACAGGCTAGCTGGAGGCAAAGCTATGAATACTACATTAATCGGTAAAGCATGGACATATGGGGACAATATTGACACAGATGTTATCATTCCGGCAGCGTATCTCGTAACAAGTGAACCGGAAGTACTAGCTAAACATTGTATGGAGCCTATTGACGAATTATTTGCAAAAGAAGTTTCAAAAGGAGACATTGTTGTTGCCGGCAATAATTTTGGGTGTGGCTCAAGCAGAGAACACGCTCCTTTAGCTA is a window of Synergistaceae bacterium DNA encoding:
- a CDS encoding 3-isopropylmalate dehydratase large subunit (catalyzes the isomerization between 2-isopropylmalate and 3-isopropylmalate in leucine biosynthesis); amino-acid sequence: LAAGERCVSTSNRNFVGRMGSSKSEVILASPMVAAATAVAGHICHPKEITG